Proteins encoded together in one Terriglobia bacterium window:
- the argB gene encoding acetylglutamate kinase, translated as MKIVVKLGGATLENAELLQRATLAVKQLADEHQVAVVHGGGSALTRVLNQIGKTSEFIDGLRVTDAETRDFAVMVLAGHMNKKLVASLAGAGQSAVGMCGGDGMAFRARKKPANGHDLGFVGEISAADPRWIHAIWQQGCVPVISSVALGNDGQYYNVNADQMASACAVACQADALIFLTDVPGVKDADGLVIRWLNLNLAAELTEKSVIQGGMLPKIDACKNALLHGVNRVRILPAAEVEMLPDFYFAKIDSGTEVLVA; from the coding sequence ATGAAGATTGTAGTGAAGCTGGGTGGCGCGACTTTGGAAAACGCCGAGCTGCTGCAGCGGGCGACGCTGGCGGTGAAGCAACTGGCCGACGAGCATCAAGTGGCCGTGGTCCACGGCGGCGGCTCAGCCCTGACGCGCGTGCTGAACCAGATTGGCAAGACCAGCGAATTTATTGACGGACTGCGCGTGACGGACGCCGAGACGCGGGACTTTGCGGTGATGGTGCTGGCCGGGCACATGAACAAGAAACTGGTGGCGTCGCTGGCCGGGGCCGGACAATCGGCCGTGGGCATGTGCGGCGGCGACGGGATGGCCTTCCGCGCGCGCAAGAAGCCGGCCAACGGGCACGATCTGGGATTCGTGGGCGAAATTTCCGCGGCCGATCCGCGGTGGATCCATGCCATCTGGCAGCAAGGCTGCGTGCCGGTGATTTCCAGCGTGGCGCTGGGCAATGACGGCCAGTATTACAACGTGAACGCCGACCAGATGGCGTCCGCGTGCGCCGTGGCCTGCCAGGCTGACGCGCTGATCTTTCTTACCGATGTCCCCGGAGTCAAGGACGCGGACGGGCTGGTGATTCGCTGGCTCAACCTGAACCTGGCCGCCGAGCTGACGGAGAAGTCCGTGATCCAGGGCGGCATGCTGCCCAAGATTGACGCCTGCAAGAACGCTCTGCTGCACGGCGTGAATCGCGTGCGCATTCTGCCGGCAGCGGAAGTGGAAATGCTGCCTGATTTCTACTTCGCCAAGATTGATTCCGGAACGGAGGTGCTGGTCGCGTGA
- the argC gene encoding N-acetyl-gamma-glutamyl-phosphate reductase — protein sequence MAQSIQPAVVGATGYAGFELARLLYRHPRMKKPVLFTRESEGAGPAQLADVYPQIIHPQSNGNGGLPLQTFNWEKLRAQGVNVLFLATPHEVSREWVPEAMCQGVQVIDLSGAWRLACPASRAIYQFEDADPALAEKLTAQAVYGIPELHRAQLKDAALVANAGCYATSIILALAPLVRAGLIDLAHGIVADSKSGVSGAGKQPTQKTHFVEVAENLSAYSVFNHRHTGEMLEQLGLTTEQLIFTPHLLPIPRGILSTIYARLNVAAQPQDIEDCLRNFYFGSPWVRIFAHGKLPQIQYSLHSNYCDIGFQLAPDRRRLVMVSCLDNLLKGAAGQAVQNMNLMYGWNEEEGLK from the coding sequence ATGGCCCAATCCATACAACCTGCCGTCGTCGGGGCAACCGGCTACGCGGGCTTTGAGCTCGCGCGCCTGCTTTACCGCCATCCGCGGATGAAGAAGCCTGTGCTCTTCACGCGCGAAAGCGAAGGTGCGGGTCCGGCACAGCTGGCTGACGTGTATCCGCAGATCATTCATCCGCAAAGCAACGGCAACGGCGGCTTACCTCTGCAGACATTTAACTGGGAAAAGCTGCGCGCGCAAGGCGTGAACGTGCTGTTTCTGGCGACGCCGCATGAGGTATCGCGCGAGTGGGTGCCGGAAGCCATGTGCCAGGGCGTGCAGGTGATTGACTTGAGCGGCGCGTGGCGGCTGGCGTGCCCGGCGTCACGGGCCATCTACCAATTTGAAGACGCCGATCCCGCGCTGGCGGAAAAACTCACCGCGCAGGCGGTGTACGGGATTCCCGAGCTGCATCGCGCACAGTTGAAGGACGCTGCGCTGGTCGCCAACGCCGGTTGCTACGCGACGTCCATCATTCTGGCGCTGGCGCCGCTGGTGCGTGCCGGGCTGATTGACCTGGCGCACGGGATTGTCGCCGATTCCAAGTCCGGCGTTTCCGGCGCGGGCAAGCAGCCCACGCAGAAGACGCACTTTGTGGAAGTGGCGGAGAACCTCTCCGCCTATTCGGTGTTCAACCACCGGCATACCGGCGAGATGCTGGAGCAACTGGGACTGACCACCGAGCAGTTGATCTTTACGCCGCACCTGTTGCCGATTCCGCGCGGGATTCTTTCCACCATTTACGCGCGGCTGAACGTGGCGGCGCAACCGCAGGACATTGAAGACTGCCTGCGCAACTTTTATTTCGGCTCGCCCTGGGTGCGCATCTTCGCCCACGGCAAGCTGCCGCAGATCCAGTATTCGCTGCACAGCAACTACTGCGATATCGGGTTCCAGCTGGCCCCTGACCGACGACGCCTGGTGATGGTCTCGTGTCTGGACAACCTGCTGAAAGGCGCTGCCGGACAGGCAGTGCAAAACATGAACCTGATGTACGGATGGAACGAAGAGGAGGGGCTGAAATGA
- the argR gene encoding arginine repressor produces MSKLARQQTIVELAQEAPLPNQQELVKVLSRRGFQVTQATLSRDLNELRLVKTPEGYILPNGDASGEPLPAVSRVVREFVREIRRAQNLLVIKTIPGSAQPVAVAIDAEGWDEVVGTVAGDDTILIITGNNKKAREMQNRLEGMRA; encoded by the coding sequence ATGAGCAAGCTGGCCCGGCAACAGACGATCGTGGAACTCGCGCAGGAAGCGCCTCTCCCCAACCAGCAGGAGCTGGTGAAGGTATTGTCGCGCCGCGGGTTTCAGGTGACGCAGGCCACGCTCTCGCGCGACCTGAACGAGTTGCGCCTGGTCAAGACGCCGGAAGGCTACATCCTGCCCAACGGCGACGCTTCAGGCGAGCCGCTGCCAGCGGTTTCGCGTGTGGTGCGGGAGTTTGTGCGCGAGATACGGCGGGCGCAGAACCTGCTGGTCATCAAGACCATTCCCGGCAGCGCGCAGCCGGTGGCCGTGGCCATTGACGCGGAAGGCTGGGACGAAGTGGTGGGCACCGTCGCCGGCGACGACACCATCCTGATCATTACCGGCAACAACAAAAAGGCCAGGGAGATGCAGAACCGGCTGGAGGGCATGCGAGCCTGA
- a CDS encoding SDR family oxidoreductase: MSDSPQSPSQTLYGQVALVTGGGRGIGRAVAQALAAAGAGVAVLARSNSELEETVSLIEQSGGQARAYTADVTHAGQVHSAVREMEQSLGPVDILVNNAGDVKPFGPLWETDAEEWWRSLEVNVRGPMLCTRAVLPGMIARRRGRIINVASGVATIFAPYYSSYVAGKTALVRFTECVALEAKPHGVALFSISPGTVRTAMASYSLESAEGKKWLPWFAQIFDQHIDVPAERPAQLVLTLASGRADALSGRMISIFDDLEVLLKNAAEIERQNLYSLKMDKLANAGSNPALAVLDAARQAADEQKK, encoded by the coding sequence ATGTCCGACTCACCACAATCTCCGTCGCAAACTCTCTACGGCCAAGTCGCTCTCGTCACCGGCGGCGGCCGCGGCATCGGCCGCGCCGTTGCCCAAGCGCTCGCCGCTGCCGGGGCCGGCGTTGCCGTTCTTGCCCGTTCCAACAGCGAACTCGAAGAAACGGTCAGCTTGATCGAACAAAGCGGCGGCCAGGCGCGCGCTTACACCGCTGACGTCACGCATGCCGGCCAGGTGCACTCCGCCGTCCGCGAGATGGAGCAATCTCTGGGACCGGTGGACATCCTGGTCAACAACGCCGGTGACGTAAAACCGTTTGGTCCGCTATGGGAAACCGACGCAGAAGAATGGTGGCGCAGCCTGGAAGTCAATGTCCGCGGGCCGATGCTGTGCACTCGCGCTGTGCTGCCTGGCATGATCGCCCGCCGGCGCGGCCGCATCATCAACGTGGCCAGCGGCGTAGCCACCATTTTTGCGCCGTATTATTCCAGTTACGTCGCCGGCAAGACGGCGCTGGTGCGGTTCACCGAATGCGTAGCGTTGGAAGCCAAGCCCCACGGCGTGGCGCTGTTCTCCATCTCGCCCGGCACCGTGCGTACGGCCATGGCCAGCTATTCGCTTGAGTCCGCGGAAGGCAAGAAGTGGCTGCCCTGGTTCGCGCAGATTTTTGACCAGCACATTGACGTGCCTGCCGAGCGTCCCGCGCAACTGGTGCTCACGCTGGCTTCCGGCCGGGCTGACGCTCTCTCCGGCCGCATGATTTCCATTTTCGACGACCTGGAAGTGCTGCTGAAGAACGCCGCCGAAATCGAGCGGCAGAATCTTTACTCCCTGAAGATGGACAAGCTCGCGAATGCCGGAAGCAATCCTGCGCTTGCGGTGCTAGATGCCGCCCGTCAGGCCGCGGACGAACAGAAAAAGTAA
- a CDS encoding TlpA family protein disulfide reductase — protein sequence MLVQEVAAKYPGRVTFVSENFGGSKLADRFGVKGYPAVFVDDVLVAAPREFGYFGEKEGTGRYAPWRKAESQAKFKADLSRMIDLILAGRKDIVSREHAATSADLTQIASLPKFTLTDLNGQPLTAEQLSGRVVMVEFWATWCPPCRSTLEWLGQLKQKYGDNIAIVALAVESPEDKIKETVASLSPDLHWAITDAPTALAFGDITSVPTMFLFDRSGKTASVFYGAPPDLHEQTERRLDALVK from the coding sequence TTGCTGGTACAGGAAGTTGCCGCCAAGTATCCGGGACGCGTGACGTTTGTCAGCGAGAATTTTGGCGGGTCCAAGCTAGCCGACCGCTTTGGCGTGAAGGGATATCCGGCGGTGTTCGTGGACGACGTGCTGGTGGCGGCCCCGCGCGAGTTTGGCTACTTCGGCGAAAAAGAAGGCACCGGACGTTATGCTCCGTGGCGCAAGGCCGAGAGCCAGGCCAAATTCAAAGCGGACCTCTCGCGCATGATTGATCTCATTCTGGCCGGGAGAAAGGATATTGTCAGCCGGGAACACGCGGCGACCAGCGCGGACCTGACGCAGATTGCGTCGTTGCCCAAGTTCACGCTGACTGATCTGAACGGCCAGCCGCTCACAGCGGAACAGCTTTCCGGACGCGTGGTGATGGTGGAATTCTGGGCCACGTGGTGCCCGCCGTGCCGCTCAACCCTGGAGTGGCTGGGCCAACTCAAACAGAAATATGGAGACAACATCGCGATCGTCGCGCTGGCGGTGGAGTCGCCGGAGGACAAGATCAAAGAGACGGTCGCGTCGCTCAGTCCTGATCTGCATTGGGCCATCACCGACGCGCCGACAGCGCTGGCTTTCGGCGACATCACGTCGGTGCCGACCATGTTCCTGTTTGATCGATCAGGCAAGACGGCGAGCGTGTTCTACGGCGCGCCACCGGACTTGCATGAGCAGACAGAGAGGCGGTTGGATGCGCTGGTGAAGTAG
- a CDS encoding anti-sigma factor, whose amino-acid sequence MKDHAQFADALALYAMDALDDRQELAELEAHLGTCGECRRELEAFRADAALLALSATGPQPPQRARLRLIQAVAAEPRRGERQRTQVVGRLRFRWFTLVPITAAIILAIASFSLLREVQGLKDRNASLTSKVEDLSKQNEHARAVLELLQNPKAEHMTLVAAKTPPASQMKTMYDREKGRVLLFASNVAPLPDDKVYELWLIPMNGAAPMPAGTFSPDRFGGGMIMHQFDTQGIQAKMFAVTIEPRGGSQTPTMPIVMAPPS is encoded by the coding sequence ATGAAGGACCACGCACAATTCGCTGATGCTCTGGCGCTCTACGCCATGGACGCGCTCGACGACCGGCAGGAGCTGGCCGAACTGGAGGCGCACTTGGGCACATGCGGCGAATGCCGTCGCGAGCTGGAAGCTTTTCGGGCGGACGCGGCGCTGCTGGCACTGTCGGCGACGGGGCCGCAGCCTCCGCAACGCGCCCGTCTGCGATTGATTCAGGCGGTGGCGGCGGAGCCGCGCCGAGGGGAACGACAGAGAACCCAGGTGGTGGGCCGCTTGCGGTTCCGCTGGTTCACCCTGGTGCCGATTACGGCAGCCATCATCTTGGCGATCGCCAGTTTCAGCTTGCTGCGCGAAGTGCAAGGGCTGAAGGACAGGAATGCGAGTCTTACCAGCAAAGTGGAGGACCTCAGCAAGCAAAACGAACATGCAAGAGCAGTGCTGGAGCTTCTGCAAAATCCTAAAGCCGAGCATATGACGCTGGTGGCCGCCAAGACTCCGCCGGCGTCACAGATGAAAACCATGTATGACCGGGAAAAAGGCCGCGTACTGCTTTTTGCCAGCAACGTCGCGCCGCTGCCTGACGACAAAGTCTATGAGCTGTGGCTGATTCCCATGAACGGCGCGGCGCCCATGCCTGCCGGCACTTTTTCTCCCGATCGCTTTGGCGGCGGCATGATTATGCACCAGTTCGATACGCAAGGGATCCAGGCGAAGATGTTCGCGGTGACGATAGAGCCTCGCGGGGGCAGCCAGACGCCGACCATGCCGATAGTGATGGCGCCGCCAAGCTAG
- a CDS encoding sigma-70 family RNA polymerase sigma factor — translation MRASGTQASNTKDEGALITRIRAGDESAMSELYDGYSGIVYGVAVRVLGDTSAAEDVLQEVFLQLWRNPQAFDADRGRLAPWLAVIARNRAIDLLRKRPFEDNISELPIATKVNLEDESARRLAVEKVRGVLAGLPQEQRKSLEMAFFEGMTHSEIAGKTGDPLGTVKTRIRTGLLALRKAFA, via the coding sequence ATGCGCGCGAGTGGCACGCAAGCGTCCAACACAAAAGACGAAGGGGCCTTGATCACGCGCATACGCGCCGGGGACGAAAGCGCCATGTCCGAGTTGTATGACGGCTATTCCGGTATCGTGTACGGCGTGGCCGTGCGTGTGCTCGGCGACACCTCGGCTGCCGAAGACGTGCTCCAGGAAGTGTTCTTGCAGCTGTGGCGCAATCCCCAGGCATTTGACGCTGATCGCGGACGGCTGGCGCCGTGGCTGGCGGTGATCGCCCGCAACCGGGCCATTGATCTGCTGCGCAAGCGGCCGTTTGAAGACAACATTAGCGAGCTGCCCATCGCCACCAAGGTGAACCTGGAAGACGAGTCGGCGCGGCGGCTGGCGGTGGAGAAAGTCCGCGGCGTGCTGGCCGGGCTTCCGCAGGAACAACGCAAAAGCCTGGAGATGGCCTTCTTTGAAGGCATGACGCATTCGGAAATTGCCGGCAAAACCGGAGACCCGCTGGGCACGGTGAAGACCCGCATACGCACCGGGTTGCTGGCGCTGAGAAAAGCATTCGCATGA
- a CDS encoding MBL fold metallo-hydrolase produces the protein MRTRIALLLPIFLLLSWLASAAQTPDFTVKKLADGVYAAVSPDRSKAGSNAGFIVGPNGVVVVDTFVDVSPARDLLAEIRKVTDLPIRFVVNTHYHLDHTGGNAVFTKEGATILAQRNLRGWLRTENLKFFGATPKPEDKARVEALVLPDETYTDAVDIYLGPRKVEVRYMLGHTGGDSVVLVPDANVVFGGDLIWQKHLPNLIDATTDAWVKTLEMLLADHPTATFVSGHGDVATAADVRDFHDYLVALREAVAKAQAAGKSGQDLQDAVLPQLKEKYGDWGFFNGFSVRNIPQTAAELKGEKKVPVPVADGGPAK, from the coding sequence ATGCGAACCCGAATCGCCTTGCTCCTTCCGATTTTTCTTTTGCTTTCCTGGCTGGCTTCTGCCGCGCAAACCCCCGATTTCACCGTGAAAAAACTGGCTGACGGCGTGTATGCAGCCGTTTCCCCCGACCGCAGCAAAGCCGGCAGCAACGCCGGATTCATCGTCGGCCCCAACGGCGTGGTGGTTGTGGATACCTTCGTGGACGTGTCTCCAGCCCGCGATCTGCTCGCCGAGATTCGCAAAGTCACCGATCTGCCCATTCGTTTCGTGGTGAACACGCATTACCACCTGGACCACACCGGCGGAAACGCCGTCTTCACCAAAGAAGGCGCCACGATACTGGCGCAGCGTAACCTGCGCGGCTGGCTGCGCACGGAGAACCTCAAGTTTTTCGGCGCAACTCCCAAACCGGAAGACAAGGCCCGCGTGGAAGCCCTGGTTTTGCCGGACGAGACGTACACTGACGCCGTGGACATCTACCTGGGTCCTCGCAAGGTCGAAGTTCGCTACATGCTGGGCCACACCGGCGGCGACTCCGTGGTCCTCGTCCCAGACGCCAACGTGGTCTTCGGCGGTGACCTCATCTGGCAAAAGCATCTCCCCAATCTGATTGACGCCACCACTGACGCTTGGGTGAAAACCCTGGAAATGCTGCTGGCCGATCATCCCACAGCAACGTTTGTCTCCGGACATGGTGACGTGGCCACCGCAGCCGACGTGCGCGACTTCCACGATTACCTGGTCGCGCTTCGAGAAGCCGTGGCCAAAGCGCAGGCGGCAGGGAAGTCCGGCCAGGATTTGCAGGACGCGGTTCTGCCCCAGCTCAAAGAAAAGTACGGCGACTGGGGATTCTTTAACGGCTTTTCCGTTCGCAACATTCCGCAGACTGCGGCGGAGTTGAAAGGCGAAAAGAAAGTCCCTGTCCCGGTCGCGGACGGCGGCCCCGCAAAGTAG
- a CDS encoding prolyl oligopeptidase family serine peptidase, producing the protein MVIRFPLSHSFNRSLFAIALAFLLQHQLVRAQTPLPSPSPTRQDNVLDVIHGLELVDPYRWLEDQDGDETRKWEAAQNAYMHSLLDGLPMRPRIAKRLTEMLHHDTVGAPFYESGYYFFAKKSADQDLSSIYRRKGAAGADELLLDPHPMSADHTVSVGIRSVSPDAGLMLYAVRRGGEDEVELRIMDLSKHHDLPDVLPRALYYGGSWKKDHSGFFYTLARRDVGKRIYYHALGTDPAKDPEIFGKGYGPDIWVQSFVSEDGKYLLVDVQAGWAKNEFFVRNLAGDGAFQPLITGIDAHFSAAFAGDFLMVQTDWKSPRGRILKIDLHDPKPEKWQEVVPAGADSIQNFSVLGGKLFVNYLHNVTSHIAIFSLDGKPMGEVSLPSLGSAGVFGRFDRDEGLLSFSSYTTPASVYRYSASTGKRELWFRNPVPFDSSQYEMEQVWFTSKDGTRVPMFLVHRKGYKPDGHTPTILYGYGGFNVSLTPDFNTTAAAWVEQGGVYAVANLRGGSEFGEAWHKAGMLDKKQNVFDDFIAAAEWLIKNKYTEPDKLAIWGGSNGGLLMGAVMTQRPELFRAVICDHPDLDMVRYYKWTRNNNPPALLEYGNAADPEQFKFLYAYSPYQHVQPKTKYPAVLFTSGDADTRVPPEQARKMAARMQAATSSGLPVLLMYDNKAGHSGGRPFSQIVDELALKLSFLAWQLGMKEK; encoded by the coding sequence ATGGTCATCCGGTTTCCGTTGTCGCACAGTTTCAACCGCAGCCTGTTCGCCATTGCTCTCGCGTTCTTGCTTCAGCACCAACTGGTCCGCGCGCAAACGCCGCTGCCGTCGCCGTCTCCCACCCGCCAGGACAACGTGCTGGACGTGATTCACGGCCTGGAGCTTGTGGACCCGTATCGCTGGCTGGAAGACCAGGACGGCGATGAGACGCGCAAGTGGGAAGCCGCACAGAACGCCTACATGCACTCTCTCCTGGACGGCCTGCCCATGCGGCCGCGGATTGCCAAGCGGCTTACGGAAATGCTGCATCACGATACCGTCGGGGCGCCGTTCTACGAAAGCGGATACTACTTCTTTGCCAAAAAAAGCGCTGATCAGGACCTTTCCAGCATCTACCGTCGCAAAGGCGCCGCCGGCGCGGACGAACTGCTCCTCGATCCGCATCCCATGAGTGCTGACCACACCGTCAGCGTTGGGATTCGCAGTGTGTCTCCTGACGCCGGCCTCATGCTCTATGCAGTCCGCCGCGGTGGCGAGGATGAAGTTGAACTCCGCATCATGGACCTGAGCAAGCACCATGATCTGCCGGACGTCCTGCCCCGCGCGCTGTATTACGGCGGGTCGTGGAAGAAGGACCACAGCGGTTTCTTTTACACGCTGGCACGTCGCGACGTGGGCAAGCGCATTTACTACCACGCCCTTGGTACCGATCCCGCCAAGGACCCTGAGATCTTTGGAAAAGGCTACGGACCTGACATCTGGGTGCAATCTTTTGTTTCAGAAGACGGCAAGTATTTGCTGGTGGACGTGCAAGCGGGATGGGCCAAGAACGAATTCTTTGTCCGCAATCTCGCCGGCGACGGGGCTTTTCAGCCGCTGATTACCGGGATTGACGCCCATTTCTCCGCGGCATTCGCCGGCGACTTTCTGATGGTCCAAACCGACTGGAAATCGCCCCGCGGCCGGATTCTCAAGATTGACCTTCATGATCCCAAGCCGGAGAAATGGCAGGAGGTTGTTCCTGCGGGCGCGGATTCCATTCAGAACTTCTCCGTCCTTGGTGGAAAACTGTTTGTGAATTATCTCCACAATGTCACGTCCCACATCGCCATCTTCTCGCTGGACGGCAAGCCGATGGGCGAAGTTTCCTTGCCCTCGCTGGGTTCGGCCGGCGTATTCGGCCGGTTTGACCGCGATGAAGGCCTCCTTAGCTTTTCTTCGTACACCACGCCGGCTTCGGTCTATCGCTACTCGGCGTCCACCGGCAAACGCGAGCTGTGGTTCCGCAATCCTGTCCCGTTTGACTCCAGCCAGTATGAGATGGAACAGGTCTGGTTCACTTCCAAAGATGGCACGCGCGTTCCCATGTTTCTGGTCCATCGCAAGGGCTACAAGCCTGACGGCCACACGCCCACCATTCTTTACGGCTATGGCGGATTCAATGTCAGCCTGACGCCCGACTTCAACACCACCGCGGCGGCGTGGGTGGAGCAAGGCGGCGTTTATGCCGTCGCCAATCTTCGTGGCGGCTCTGAGTTCGGTGAAGCCTGGCACAAAGCCGGCATGCTCGACAAAAAGCAAAACGTCTTTGACGATTTCATCGCCGCGGCCGAATGGCTCATCAAGAACAAGTACACGGAGCCCGACAAACTGGCGATCTGGGGCGGGAGCAACGGCGGACTGTTGATGGGCGCGGTGATGACCCAGCGGCCGGAATTGTTTCGCGCCGTCATTTGCGACCATCCTGATCTGGACATGGTCCGCTACTACAAATGGACCAGAAACAACAATCCGCCGGCGTTGCTGGAGTACGGCAATGCCGCCGATCCTGAACAGTTCAAGTTCCTCTACGCGTATTCGCCCTACCAGCACGTGCAGCCCAAAACCAAGTACCCGGCGGTGCTCTTTACCAGCGGCGACGCGGACACCCGCGTGCCACCCGAGCAGGCCCGCAAAATGGCGGCGCGCATGCAAGCCGCAACCTCTTCTGGACTGCCGGTCCTGCTCATGTATGACAACAAAGCCGGACACTCCGGCGGCCGGCCCTTTAGCCAAATCGTGGACGAACTCGCCCTCAAGCTCTCCTTCCTGGCCTGGCAGCTCGGGATGAAAGAAAAGTAA